A genome region from Triticum aestivum cultivar Chinese Spring chromosome 2B, IWGSC CS RefSeq v2.1, whole genome shotgun sequence includes the following:
- the LOC123047246 gene encoding probable indole-3-pyruvate monooxygenase YUCCA5 produces MMLRMQSLCPPRRVSVDGPIIVGAGPSGLAVAASLGEEGMPFLMLEREDCIASLWQKRTYDRVKLHIPKHFCELPRMPFPESYPEYPTRRQFIDYLESYAARFDIKPEFNTTVLSAHYDNTSGLWHAQATRAGGAQMEYIGRWLVVATGENAVNVVPDIPGLGGFCGEVTHVSHYKSGEPYSGKRVLVVGCGNSGMEVSLDLCDHGAHPFMVVRDAMHVIPREVLGKSTFELAMLLMAWLPLWIVDKIMIFLAWLVLGDLDKLGIHRPAVGPLTLKHTQGRAPVLDTGALARIRSGQITVVPGITRFTNSDAVLSDGTVVHVDAVILATGYRSNVPQWLRATDFFGKDGYPKTEFPNGWKGQFGLYSVGFARRGLSGASADAVRIAKDLCQLWKEESRPAKKAGRPCYRRSISVVL; encoded by the coding sequence ATGATGCTTCGCATGCAAAGCCTGTGCCCCCCTCGTCGGGTGTCGGTGGACGGCCCAATCATCGTCGGTGCCGGTCCCTCCGGGCTCGCCGTGGCGGCCAGCCTCGGCGAGGAGGGCATGCCATTCCTCATGCTGGAGCGCGAGGACTGCATCGCCTCGCTCTGGCAGAAGCGCACCTACGACCGCGTCAAGCTGCACATCCCCAAGCACTTCTGCGAGCTCCCTCGCATGCCCTTCCCGGAGAGCTACCCGGAGTACCCCACCCGCCGCCAGTTCATCGACTACCTCGAGAGCTACGCCGCTAGGTTCGACATTAAGCCCGAGTTCAACACCACCGTGCTCTCCGCCCACTACGACAACACCTCCGGACTCTGGCACGCGCAGGCCACCCGCGCGGGCGGTGCCCAGATGGAGTACATCGGCCGCTGGCTCGTGGTCGCCACTGGCGAGAACGCCGTCAACGTCGTGCCGGACATCCCGGGCCTTGGCGGCTTCTGCGGCGAGGTCACCCACGTCAGCCACTACAAGTCCGGCGAGCCCTACAGCGGGAAGCGCGTGCTCGTCGTCGGCTGCGGGAACTCCGGCATGGAGGTCTCCCTCGACCTCTGCGACCACGGCGCCCACCCTTTCATGGTGGTGCGCGACGCAATGCACGTCATTCCGCGCGAGGTGCTCGGCAAGTCCACTTTCGAGCTGGCCATGCTGCTCATGGCGTGGCTCCCGCTCTGGATCGTGGACAAGATCATGATCTTCCTCGCCTGGCTCGTCCTCGGCGACCTCGACAAGCTCGGCATCCACCGCCCGGCTGTCGGCCCGCTCACGCTCAAGCACACGCAAGGCCGCGCCCCGGTGCTCGACACTGGCGCGCTCGCCAGGATCAGGAGCGGCCAAATCACCGTCGTCCCTGGCATCACCCGCTTCACGAACTCCGACGCCGTGCTCTCCGATGGCACCGTCGTCCATGTCGACGCTGTCATCCTGGCCACCGGCTACAGAAGCAATGTGCCACAGTGGCTCCGGGCAACGGACTTCTTCGGCAAGGACGGCTACCCAAAGACGGAGTTCCCCAACGGCTGGAAGGGCCAGTTTGGCCTCTACTCCGTCGGCTTCGCGCGACGCGGCCTCTCCGGCGCCTCCGCCGATGCCGTGCGCATCGCCAAGGACCTCTGCCAGCTCTGGAAGGAGGAGAGCAGGCCCGCGAAGAAGGCCGGCCGCCCGTGCTATAGGAGGTCTATCTCCGTCGTCTTGTAA